Proteins encoded together in one Rhodospirillaceae bacterium window:
- a CDS encoding NADP-dependent malic enzyme, with amino-acid sequence MTDKIDQAALDYHEYPKPGKLEVVATKPLATQRDLALAYSPGVAAACREIVENPADVSRYTARGNLVGVISNGTAVLGLGAIGPLASKPVMEGKAVLFKKFAGIDVFDIEIDETDPQKMIDIIASLEPTFGAINLEDIKAPECFTVETELRKRMNIPVFHDDQHGTAIVSGAAIFNGLRVVGKEFADVKLVSTGGGAAGIACLNLLVSMGLKPENITLVDRIGVVYKGRKKEMDPQKDRYAIETKARTLDDVIDGADIFLGLSAPGVLTKDMVGRMADKPIIMALANPEPEITPDDVKAVRSDAVIATGRSDFPNQVNNVLCFPFIFRGALDVGATTINEEMKVACVKAIANLAMAESSDVVASAYSGEDLMFGPEYLIPKPFDPRLIIEIAPAIAKAAMDSGVATRPIEDFDAYYEKLNRFVFRSGMLMKPVFERAKRHPKRLVYTEGESRRVLRAVQVVVDEGLARPILIGRPDVIDSRIEKLGLRLKAERDFDLCNPEADPRYEDYWRTFHKIMERKGVSPDAARTIVRTNTTVIAALMVYRGEADTMICGTYGQYTWHLEYILNVLGLAEGVQDVSALSTLILPSGTFFFCDTHITRDPNVDELVEMTEMACDGVKRFGEVPKVALLSHSNFGSARSKSAEKMAEAARILREKLPDLEIEGEMHADSALNEELRLRIFPGSRLTGQANLLIFPTLDAANAAFNLVKALGKGISVGPILLGAAKPVHILTPSVTVRGIVNMSAVAVVDAHIASKEAEEG; translated from the coding sequence ATGACCGATAAAATTGACCAAGCGGCACTCGACTACCACGAATACCCAAAGCCCGGAAAGCTTGAGGTCGTTGCCACCAAACCACTGGCAACCCAGCGCGACCTAGCCCTTGCCTATTCCCCGGGAGTCGCTGCGGCGTGCCGGGAAATTGTCGAAAACCCGGCCGATGTCTCCCGCTATACGGCTCGTGGAAATCTGGTTGGCGTTATCAGCAACGGCACCGCCGTGCTGGGGCTCGGGGCGATTGGTCCACTCGCCTCCAAGCCGGTAATGGAAGGCAAGGCGGTGCTGTTCAAGAAATTCGCCGGCATCGATGTTTTTGATATCGAAATTGACGAGACCGACCCCCAGAAGATGATCGACATCATCGCCAGTCTGGAGCCGACTTTCGGGGCGATCAATCTTGAAGATATCAAAGCGCCTGAATGTTTCACCGTCGAGACCGAACTGCGCAAGCGCATGAACATTCCGGTTTTTCACGACGATCAACATGGAACCGCCATTGTTTCGGGCGCCGCCATCTTTAACGGCCTGCGCGTTGTCGGTAAGGAATTCGCCGATGTGAAACTGGTTTCGACCGGTGGCGGGGCCGCCGGTATCGCCTGTCTTAACTTGCTTGTGTCCATGGGCCTCAAGCCTGAAAACATCACCCTGGTTGACCGCATCGGCGTTGTTTACAAGGGTCGCAAAAAGGAAATGGATCCGCAGAAAGACCGCTACGCCATTGAGACCAAGGCGCGCACCCTTGATGACGTTATCGACGGGGCAGATATTTTCCTTGGCCTTTCCGCACCCGGCGTGCTGACCAAGGATATGGTCGGGCGGATGGCTGACAAACCCATCATCATGGCGCTTGCCAACCCGGAACCGGAAATCACCCCCGATGACGTGAAAGCCGTCAGGTCGGACGCGGTCATCGCCACCGGCCGTTCGGACTTCCCCAACCAGGTCAACAACGTGTTGTGCTTCCCGTTTATTTTCCGCGGTGCGCTCGATGTCGGGGCGACGACCATTAACGAGGAAATGAAAGTCGCCTGCGTCAAGGCGATCGCCAATCTGGCCATGGCGGAATCATCGGACGTTGTCGCCAGCGCCTATAGCGGCGAGGATTTGATGTTCGGCCCCGAATACCTGATCCCCAAACCCTTTGACCCGCGACTGATCATCGAAATCGCCCCGGCCATCGCAAAGGCGGCCATGGACAGCGGCGTCGCGACCCGGCCAATTGAGGATTTCGACGCATACTATGAAAAACTCAACCGCTTCGTTTTCCGTTCCGGCATGTTGATGAAGCCGGTGTTCGAGCGGGCCAAGCGCCATCCCAAACGTCTGGTCTATACCGAAGGCGAAAGCAGGCGTGTGCTGCGCGCCGTACAGGTCGTCGTCGACGAAGGACTGGCCCGACCGATCCTGATCGGCAGGCCCGATGTCATCGACAGCCGTATCGAGAAGCTGGGTCTTAGGCTGAAAGCGGAGCGGGACTTTGATCTTTGTAACCCGGAAGCTGATCCGCGCTACGAGGACTATTGGCGGACTTTCCATAAAATCATGGAGCGAAAGGGCGTCTCGCCCGATGCGGCGCGGACCATTGTTCGCACCAACACCACCGTCATCGCCGCCCTGATGGTTTACCGGGGCGAGGCCGACACCATGATCTGTGGCACCTACGGCCAGTACACCTGGCATTTGGAATACATTCTTAATGTGCTGGGGCTGGCCGAAGGGGTGCAGGATGTTTCGGCCCTCAGCACGCTTATTCTGCCGAGCGGCACCTTCTTCTTCTGCGACACCCATATCACCCGCGATCCCAACGTCGATGAACTGGTGGAAATGACCGAAATGGCCTGCGACGGCGTCAAACGTTTTGGCGAAGTGCCCAAGGTGGCGCTGTTGTCCCATTCCAACTTTGGTTCCGCTCGCTCCAAATCGGCCGAAAAAATGGCAGAGGCGGCGAGAATCCTGCGCGAGAAGCTGCCTGATCTGGAAATCGAAGGCGAAATGCATGCCGACAGCGCTTTAAACGAGGAATTGCGGCTGCGCATCTTTCCGGGCAGCCGCCTGACCGGTCAGGCCAACCTGCTGATCTTCCCAACCCTGGACGCCGCCAACGCCGCCTTCAATCTGGTCAAGGCGCTGGGCAAGGGCATCTCGGTCGGCCCGATTCTGCTGGGTGCGGCCAAACCGGTGCACATCCTGACCCCGTCAGTAACGGTCCGCGGCATCGTCAACATGAGCGCGGTAGCCGTGGTTGACGCGCATATTGCGAGTAAGGAAGCGGAGGAGGGTTAG
- a CDS encoding sorbosone dehydrogenase family protein, with translation MGGKFLQRLIGGLFGLALISSTACAGTNDRLSEVRLPPGFSIEIFASAPGVRAITVSTELKTVFAGSTDHAVYGIPFAGEKAGKTLLLKAGLTVPHGVAWRDGYLYVGEQHRISRYRGDSLQALSKARPETIFDDLTDSGWHGRRDLAFGPDGKLYVSAGSPCNICMPEGNQGVIIRMNPDGSDPAIFARGIRNSVGMDFHPLSGALHFTDNGADQMGDDLPPEELNRAEKAGLHFGYPFFGGGDARTDEFSNQAPPASAVQPDLTFSAHVAPLGLHFYKGGMFPADMRGDAFVAHHGSWNRSIPDGYRVARVRFDEKGRAQSWEPFTEGLLAWGRPVDINELPDGSLLISDDRQGVIYRISYTP, from the coding sequence ATGGGTGGTAAATTCCTGCAAAGATTGATTGGTGGCTTGTTTGGCCTGGCGCTCATCAGTTCGACGGCTTGCGCAGGTACAAATGATCGCTTGAGCGAGGTTCGCCTGCCACCGGGATTCTCCATTGAAATATTCGCAAGCGCCCCCGGTGTCCGTGCGATCACGGTTTCAACTGAACTAAAGACGGTTTTTGCCGGTTCCACGGATCACGCCGTCTACGGCATTCCCTTTGCCGGTGAAAAAGCCGGCAAGACCCTGCTTTTAAAGGCCGGTCTCACGGTTCCCCACGGGGTCGCCTGGCGGGATGGTTATTTGTATGTGGGCGAGCAGCACCGGATCAGCCGCTACCGGGGCGACAGCCTGCAAGCGCTCAGCAAAGCCCGCCCAGAAACTATTTTCGACGACCTGACCGATAGTGGCTGGCATGGTCGCCGTGACCTTGCCTTCGGTCCCGATGGCAAGCTTTATGTGAGCGCCGGTTCGCCCTGTAATATCTGCATGCCTGAAGGCAATCAGGGAGTCATTATCCGCATGAACCCCGATGGCTCAGACCCGGCCATTTTCGCACGCGGTATTCGCAATTCAGTCGGCATGGATTTTCACCCCCTAAGCGGAGCCCTTCATTTCACCGACAATGGTGCGGATCAAATGGGTGACGACCTGCCCCCCGAAGAATTGAACCGGGCAGAGAAAGCAGGCCTTCACTTCGGTTATCCGTTTTTCGGTGGCGGTGATGCCCGCACCGATGAATTTTCCAACCAAGCCCCCCCGGCGAGCGCCGTCCAGCCGGATTTAACCTTTAGCGCCCATGTCGCACCATTGGGTTTGCACTTCTACAAAGGCGGGATGTTTCCAGCGGACATGCGCGGTGATGCCTTCGTCGCCCATCACGGATCATGGAACAGGTCCATTCCAGATGGCTACCGGGTGGCCCGGGTGCGCTTTGATGAAAAGGGCCGGGCCCAATCGTGGGAGCCTTTCACCGAAGGGTTGCTAGCATGGGGACGGCCGGTCGATATCAATGAATTGCCTGACGGTTCCCTGCTGATTTCCGATGACCGGCAGGGGGTGATTTACAGGATTAGCTACACGCCCTGA
- a CDS encoding FAD-binding oxidoreductase, producing MTTRYDAIIIGAGIIGSCMAFEMAKKGWKTLNVDRLPAAGYGSTSFSCAIIRTHYSTLDGTALAYENYFHWLDWAGYLGAPDELGHAEFRHSGCLVMKTPKNGGLKHMIEHMKVLDIPWQDWSPEDILNKLPFMDLANYSPPKLPTDPAFAEPTGGSIEGGIFFPCAGYMNDPQLSTHNAQRAAEAHGAEFRFNADVTAIRQDKGRVQGITLADGSEIDAPVVVNVAGPHSSKINEMAGVADKMALTTRALREEVAYIPGPAGFDIEKDGLITSDSDVGSYSRPEVGNRILVGSENPECDLEEWVDADNYSTDPTDQMRYQVMRLAQRMPTLGIPEHPTGVVSLYDVTPDWIPIYDKTDLDGFYLSIGSSGNQYKNAPVAGKMMTALIEACEKGQDHDTDPVIYTLERMERPLDVGFFSRNRAINEDSSFSVLG from the coding sequence ATGACCACCCGTTACGACGCAATCATTATTGGCGCCGGTATTATCGGTAGCTGTATGGCTTTCGAGATGGCGAAGAAGGGCTGGAAGACCTTGAACGTTGACCGTTTGCCAGCCGCCGGTTACGGCTCGACCAGTTTCTCATGCGCCATCATTCGCACCCATTATTCAACACTGGATGGCACCGCGCTTGCTTACGAGAACTATTTCCACTGGCTCGACTGGGCCGGGTATCTGGGGGCACCTGACGAGTTGGGCCACGCCGAATTCCGTCACAGTGGCTGTTTGGTCATGAAGACGCCGAAGAACGGTGGCCTGAAGCATATGATCGAGCACATGAAAGTTCTCGACATTCCGTGGCAGGACTGGAGCCCTGAGGACATTCTGAACAAATTGCCGTTCATGGACCTTGCCAACTACAGCCCGCCCAAACTACCGACCGATCCGGCCTTTGCCGAACCGACAGGCGGCAGTATCGAAGGCGGCATCTTCTTTCCTTGTGCGGGTTACATGAATGACCCGCAGTTGAGCACCCACAACGCCCAGCGGGCAGCCGAGGCGCATGGTGCGGAATTCCGCTTCAATGCTGATGTGACCGCCATTCGTCAGGACAAGGGCCGGGTGCAGGGTATCACTCTTGCTGATGGCAGCGAAATCGATGCGCCGGTGGTTGTCAACGTGGCCGGACCTCACTCATCGAAAATCAACGAAATGGCCGGGGTCGCGGACAAGATGGCCCTGACCACCCGGGCCCTGCGGGAAGAGGTCGCGTATATTCCGGGCCCCGCCGGTTTCGATATTGAAAAGGACGGGTTGATCACCTCTGACAGCGATGTTGGCAGTTACAGCCGCCCGGAAGTTGGTAACCGTATCCTCGTGGGCAGTGAAAATCCTGAATGCGATCTCGAAGAATGGGTCGATGCGGATAATTATTCCACCGACCCAACCGACCAGATGCGCTATCAGGTCATGCGACTGGCGCAACGGATGCCGACCCTTGGAATTCCCGAACACCCGACAGGCGTGGTTTCGCTTTATGACGTCACCCCGGACTGGATACCCATTTACGACAAGACCGATCTGGATGGCTTCTATCTGTCCATTGGCTCAAGCGGTAACCAGTACAAGAACGCACCGGTCGCAGGGAAAATGATGACGGCGCTAATCGAGGCTTGTGAAAAGGGCCAGGATCACGACACTGATCCGGTTATCTATACCCTGGAGCGCATGGAGCGACCGCTCGACGTCGGCTTTTTCTCGCGTAACAGGGCGATCAACGAGGACAGCAGTTTTTCCGTCCTCGGTTGA
- a CDS encoding AsmA family protein — translation MSKAIKILSAIGVLLIALVIAGVAIIKSIDFNQYKGVIAEQAKAATGRDLTIAGDLDLSISLTPSISVDGVSFANAPWGSSPNMVSIKHFAAEMSLMPLLSGEIKINQVTLQGVELLAEKDKSGKANWDFGAPATKAPTAPSEGDVVLPVVNSVSIKDVTVTYKDAQAGQQYALKLDTVDLKSGGLSAPRDLMVKGNINNQAFSVDGQLGSIGAIGGGGMFPVKLDIAALKVAIGLEGKLGAPDGAPMADLKLSVSGGSLDETLAAAAALEPSLKGMDLPIKGAFKINSQLKLDGPTKISLADLDLSLGPLALTGRVAADLGGARPAVDVALKTDTLNLDELLPKSDKPAAPAPTKASDGRVFPGDPLPLDGLKAADAKVAFDAAKVIVQGMDITNVTLKLSLKNGRLSVDPLGAVVAGGRINANVLLDASRATAALKAKISGKQIDYGQILVQQGLGDMATGKVDVNVDVSGSGLSVRQLMAGLNGKTRVQVKDGRLESGALNIISTDMLNVFDSQDDKAIRCAVVQFNINKGMAGAHAIVFETGGISVIGSGSANLANETLKLRVDPRSKKANLATVAMVPVDISGTFAKPDWHVDMAGAAGNVVAGAARTGAAIATLGLSLLVEKVAKETVAQTDNTDYCTPALAGKKVVPGAMKTAEAPKSQSGSAPPPAPTEKKSDNPLESIGKSLGGLFGN, via the coding sequence ATGAGCAAGGCCATAAAGATCTTATCCGCCATTGGCGTGTTGTTAATCGCCCTCGTCATCGCCGGGGTCGCCATCATCAAATCAATCGATTTCAATCAATACAAGGGTGTGATTGCCGAACAGGCCAAGGCCGCGACCGGGCGTGATTTGACCATCGCCGGGGATCTGGACCTTTCCATTTCGCTGACTCCCAGTATTTCTGTCGATGGCGTCAGCTTTGCCAACGCCCCCTGGGGATCAAGTCCCAACATGGTTTCGATCAAGCATTTCGCCGCCGAAATGTCGCTGATGCCACTGCTGTCGGGTGAAATAAAAATCAATCAGGTGACCCTGCAAGGGGTTGAGCTTTTGGCGGAAAAGGACAAGTCCGGCAAAGCCAACTGGGATTTCGGAGCGCCGGCGACAAAAGCCCCGACGGCCCCAAGTGAGGGCGACGTTGTTTTGCCGGTGGTAAACAGCGTCAGCATTAAAGATGTCACCGTTACCTACAAGGACGCCCAGGCAGGACAGCAATACGCCCTTAAGCTGGACACCGTCGATTTGAAATCGGGCGGTTTGAGCGCCCCCCGCGATCTGATGGTTAAAGGAAATATCAACAATCAGGCCTTTAGCGTCGACGGTCAGCTGGGTTCCATTGGCGCCATCGGTGGTGGCGGTATGTTCCCGGTCAAGCTCGACATTGCCGCCCTTAAAGTCGCCATTGGCCTTGAAGGCAAACTTGGCGCACCGGATGGCGCACCCATGGCCGATCTGAAACTAAGCGTCAGCGGTGGTTCTCTCGATGAAACCCTGGCCGCAGCGGCGGCGCTGGAACCCAGCCTTAAGGGCATGGACCTGCCCATAAAGGGAGCCTTCAAAATCAACTCACAGCTGAAACTGGATGGACCGACTAAAATTTCCCTGGCTGACCTTGACCTTTCCCTTGGTCCGCTTGCGCTGACAGGCAGGGTTGCGGCTGATCTGGGCGGTGCCCGCCCGGCTGTCGATGTGGCGCTAAAAACCGATACCCTGAATCTTGATGAACTGCTGCCCAAATCAGACAAACCGGCGGCGCCTGCACCGACAAAAGCCAGTGACGGAAGGGTTTTCCCGGGCGATCCGTTGCCGCTGGATGGCCTTAAGGCCGCAGATGCGAAAGTCGCCTTCGATGCCGCCAAGGTGATCGTTCAGGGCATGGATATCACCAACGTCACGCTAAAATTGAGCTTGAAGAACGGCCGCCTGAGTGTTGACCCCTTGGGCGCGGTTGTTGCCGGTGGCAGGATTAACGCCAACGTGCTGCTCGATGCCTCCCGGGCAACGGCGGCCCTGAAAGCAAAAATCAGTGGCAAACAGATCGACTACGGGCAAATCCTTGTCCAGCAGGGCCTTGGCGACATGGCCACGGGCAAGGTTGATGTGAATGTCGATGTTTCCGGTTCCGGCCTGTCGGTCCGTCAATTGATGGCCGGTCTGAACGGCAAAACCCGTGTTCAGGTCAAGGATGGCAGGCTTGAGAGCGGTGCGCTCAACATTATCTCCACCGACATGCTCAATGTTTTTGACAGCCAGGACGACAAGGCGATCCGTTGTGCTGTGGTTCAGTTCAACATCAACAAGGGAATGGCTGGCGCACACGCCATTGTTTTTGAAACCGGTGGTATTTCCGTTATCGGTTCAGGCAGCGCCAATCTGGCTAATGAAACCCTGAAACTGCGCGTTGATCCACGTTCAAAGAAAGCCAATCTGGCGACGGTGGCCATGGTTCCGGTTGATATTTCCGGCACCTTCGCCAAACCCGACTGGCATGTGGACATGGCAGGGGCTGCCGGCAATGTGGTCGCCGGAGCGGCCCGCACAGGGGCTGCTATCGCCACCCTGGGATTATCCCTGCTGGTCGAAAAAGTAGCCAAGGAGACCGTTGCCCAAACCGACAACACCGACTACTGCACCCCTGCCCTTGCCGGAAAGAAGGTTGTCCCGGGCGCTATGAAAACTGCCGAAGCCCCTAAATCCCAGTCAGGCAGTGCGCCCCCACCCGCGCCAACCGAAAAGAAAAGCGACAACCCGCTTGAAAGCATCGGCAAAAGCCTGGGCGGGTTGTTCGGGAACTAG
- a CDS encoding tetratricopeptide repeat protein yields MNKKAGGADSQEVARLLEQGFGQHQTGNLDEAEDLYHKILELDPGHAEANHLLGVIALDKADYPTACTLMEKAVLTNPKHFIAHNNLGNARTALGDLGQAGKCYRKALKFKPDYAMAHNNLGNVLKQTEDYVEAEKHYLRAVSLDGDYSEALSGLGAVQLELGKVEEAEQNCLRALQINPDFGEAHSNLGNVLAEKGAYTEAISHHRRAVDFSPGNAGVLNDLGNVLKDSQQFEEARDIYSQAIAIDPEDAKANYNLAMAHMTDGDLLEGFKGFEWRWKVAGMVENRDFPGEEWNGEPLDGRTILIHAEQGLGDSIQFCRYLPLLVASGAKVVFECQPALVDLVSNMGENITVFAHGETPPPYDLIHAPLLSLPRLLGTTLQTVPADHPYLQADATLSAGWEGRLSQYSGPKIGLIWRGGAAHLNDRNRSAPLALFDSCLNVPGVNFFSLQKDRPKEDNNLPERFIDLGKDFDSFSDTAAALKNLDLVISVDTAVAHLAGAVGSPVWTLLAYPSDWRWLVEREDTPWYPTMRLMRKEAGQDWQALLERVATDIKNMEWT; encoded by the coding sequence ATGAACAAGAAGGCCGGGGGTGCGGATAGCCAGGAGGTCGCGCGGCTGCTTGAACAGGGGTTCGGACAGCATCAAACGGGAAACCTGGACGAGGCTGAAGACCTGTACCATAAAATTCTCGAGCTTGATCCGGGTCATGCCGAAGCAAACCATCTGCTCGGCGTCATCGCCCTTGATAAGGCCGATTACCCGACAGCCTGCACGTTGATGGAAAAGGCTGTCCTGACAAACCCCAAGCATTTCATTGCCCATAATAATCTGGGCAACGCCCGCACGGCCCTGGGCGATCTTGGTCAAGCTGGGAAATGTTACCGCAAGGCGCTGAAATTCAAGCCCGATTATGCCATGGCTCACAACAACCTGGGCAATGTGTTGAAACAGACGGAGGACTATGTGGAGGCAGAAAAGCATTACCTCCGCGCGGTCTCTCTGGATGGCGACTATAGCGAGGCCCTGTCGGGTCTTGGTGCTGTGCAGCTGGAATTAGGCAAGGTAGAGGAAGCCGAACAAAACTGCCTTCGCGCCCTGCAGATCAATCCTGATTTTGGCGAGGCACACAGCAATCTGGGTAACGTGCTGGCGGAAAAGGGCGCTTATACAGAAGCGATAAGCCATCATCGCCGCGCTGTTGATTTTAGCCCGGGGAATGCCGGGGTCCTGAACGATCTGGGTAATGTCCTCAAAGACAGCCAGCAATTCGAGGAAGCCCGCGACATCTACAGCCAGGCCATCGCCATCGATCCGGAAGACGCCAAAGCCAACTATAACCTGGCCATGGCCCACATGACCGATGGCGACCTGCTTGAGGGCTTCAAGGGTTTTGAGTGGCGCTGGAAAGTAGCGGGCATGGTCGAAAACCGCGATTTCCCCGGCGAAGAATGGAACGGTGAACCGTTGGACGGACGCACCATCCTTATTCATGCCGAACAGGGATTGGGTGACAGCATCCAGTTTTGCCGCTATCTGCCGTTGCTGGTAGCAAGCGGTGCCAAGGTGGTGTTCGAGTGCCAACCGGCGCTGGTTGATCTTGTTTCAAACATGGGCGAGAACATCACCGTCTTCGCCCACGGCGAAACACCGCCTCCCTATGATCTGATCCACGCGCCCTTGCTAAGCCTGCCGCGGCTTCTTGGCACGACCCTGCAAACGGTTCCAGCGGATCATCCCTACCTTCAGGCGGACGCGACTTTAAGCGCCGGGTGGGAAGGGCGCTTAAGCCAGTATAGTGGCCCGAAAATCGGCCTGATCTGGCGCGGCGGTGCGGCCCACCTGAACGATCGCAACCGTTCGGCCCCGTTAGCCCTGTTCGATTCCTGTTTAAATGTGCCGGGGGTTAACTTTTTTAGCCTTCAAAAAGATCGCCCGAAAGAAGACAATAATCTGCCCGAGCGGTTTATCGATCTGGGTAAGGATTTTGACAGTTTTTCTGACACGGCGGCGGCCCTGAAAAATCTCGATCTGGTGATTTCCGTCGATACCGCCGTCGCCCATTTGGCGGGTGCCGTCGGCTCACCGGTGTGGACGCTGCTGGCTTACCCCAGCGACTGGCGCTGGTTGGTGGAACGCGAGGACACGCCCTGGTATCCGACCATGCGGCTGATGCGAAAAGAAGCAGGACAAGATTGGCAGGCCCTTTTGGAGAGGGTCGCAACAGACATTAAAAACATGGAATGGACTTGA
- a CDS encoding NAD(P)/FAD-dependent oxidoreductase, whose amino-acid sequence MKKYDVIIIGAGAAGLMCAVEAGKRGRNVLVLDHAQKVAEKIRISGGGRCNFTNMHVGPENFLSENQHFCVSALSRYTPADFIALVDAHGIAWHEKTLGQLFCDGSATQIIDMLLAESDEAGVTIQSATSIGGVTKKADGFHLDTDRGAYGCASLVVACGGPSIPKIGATGFGYEIARQFGLGVIQPRAGLVGLTFDDDLCQAMKKLAGVSQDVEVSCGKVRFKEALLFTHRGLSGPAILQISSYWLKGQEIAIDLAPGVDVFAYLKDAKQSQPKQAPTSVLADILPKRLARAMSGDYDQQQRLADIPDKKLARLAQTINDWRVKPKGSEGYRTAEVTVGGVDTKELSSKTFEAKKVEGLYFIGEVTDVTGHLGGFNFQWAWASGFAAGGVV is encoded by the coding sequence TTGAAAAAGTATGACGTCATTATCATCGGCGCTGGGGCCGCGGGCCTGATGTGCGCCGTGGAAGCGGGAAAACGCGGACGCAATGTGCTGGTGCTCGACCACGCCCAAAAAGTGGCCGAGAAAATCCGTATTTCCGGTGGCGGCCGCTGCAACTTCACCAATATGCATGTGGGTCCTGAAAATTTCCTCTCTGAAAACCAGCACTTTTGTGTTTCCGCTCTCAGCCGCTATACCCCCGCAGACTTTATCGCGCTGGTTGATGCGCACGGCATCGCCTGGCACGAGAAAACCCTGGGCCAACTTTTCTGTGATGGCTCCGCGACACAAATCATCGACATGTTGCTGGCCGAATCGGACGAAGCCGGTGTCACCATCCAGAGCGCCACCTCCATCGGCGGCGTCACCAAAAAAGCAGACGGATTTCATCTTGATACGGATCGTGGCGCTTACGGGTGCGCCTCGCTGGTGGTCGCTTGCGGCGGCCCCAGCATTCCGAAAATAGGCGCAACCGGTTTTGGTTACGAAATCGCCCGCCAATTTGGCCTGGGCGTCATTCAGCCCCGTGCCGGTCTGGTCGGCCTGACTTTTGATGATGATCTCTGCCAGGCCATGAAAAAACTGGCCGGTGTCTCGCAAGACGTGGAGGTCAGTTGCGGCAAGGTTCGCTTCAAGGAAGCGCTGCTGTTCACCCACCGGGGCCTCAGCGGCCCGGCGATCCTGCAAATCTCCTCCTACTGGTTGAAAGGTCAGGAAATCGCCATAGACCTTGCCCCGGGCGTCGATGTGTTCGCGTATCTTAAAGACGCCAAACAGAGCCAACCCAAACAGGCCCCGACCAGCGTGCTGGCCGACATCCTGCCCAAACGCCTGGCCCGCGCAATGAGCGGAGATTATGACCAGCAACAACGCCTCGCCGATATCCCTGACAAAAAACTGGCGAGGCTGGCCCAAACCATCAATGACTGGCGGGTGAAGCCAAAAGGCAGTGAAGGCTACCGCACCGCCGAAGTCACCGTCGGCGGCGTCGATACCAAAGAGCTGTCATCAAAAACCTTCGAGGCCAAAAAAGTCGAAGGCCTGTACTTCATCGGCGAAGTCACAGACGTAACCGGCCACTTGGGCGGCTTCAACTTCCAATGGGCCTGGGCGTCGGGCTTTGCGGCTGGGGGTGTTGTTTAG